The sequence below is a genomic window from Serratia nevei.
ACGAACACCCGCTTATGCTGGGCCAGCGCCTCGGTAATCGCTTGCTCGCTCAGCGGTTGCCACTGCACCCGATCCTGCAACGGCTGGCGCCACAGGCCGGCGGTCAGCGATCCGGCCAGCAAGGCCACGCCCGCCAGCACCAACGTGCCCGCCGCCAGCTTGGCCGCCAACCGTGCGCCCTGCTGACGCCACACCGCCAGCAGCAACGCCAGCAGCGCCAACGCCCCCAGCCACAGCGTGGCCTGCACGCCGATATGATTGCTCAGCAGGCTCAGCAGCCACAGCGACGACGCCAGCATCAGCAACCCCATCGCCAGCTTGACGGTATTCATCCAGCGACCGGGGCGCGGCAAGCGCAGCGCCAGCGATGGCCAGGCGGCGATCAGCAGCCACGGCAGACTCATGCCAATGCCGAGCGCGATGAACATGCCCCACAGCACCGGCAGCGACGCCGCCAGCGCGAAGGCCACCGCCGTGCCGAGAAACGGCGCCGAGCACGGCGTCGCCAGCAGCGTGGCAAACGCGCCCTGCCAGAAATGGCCGCTCAGACCGTGCCCATTATGGGTCGCCAGCGACGTATTCAGATCGGACGAGAGGCGCAGTTGGAACAGGCCAAACAGGTTGGCGCTGAACAGCAGCGTCACCAGCACCATAAAACCGATAAACCACGGATTCTGGAACTGAATACCCCAGCCGAGCGCATGGTTGCCGAGCCGCAGCAGCGTCATCAGCAAGGCCAACGCCATAAACGAGGCGACGATACCTAACGACGACGCCAGGAACTGCAAACGCACGCTGCGCCGATCGCGCCGTTCCACCTGCAGGATGGAGCCGAGCTTGATGCCCAGCACCGGCAGTACGCATGGCATCAGGTTGAGGATCAACCCGCCCGCCAGCGCCATCAATACCGCCTGCCATAGCGGGAATGCCGCACCGGCGGGCGCGGCCAGCGGATCGCCAATCGGCAGCGTAATCTGCTGCGCCATGCCGCCGTCGTCGATCACCAGCGTCAGCGTTTTGCCGCGCAGATCCGGCGCCGCATCGCCCCAGCCATCGCTGACCGGCACTCGCGCCAGCAGCTGAGCGCCGTCGGTCTCAACCTGCGGCTTGCCGAGATCGGCATCCGCCAGCGTATCGAAGAACAGCGCGGGCTGCTGCCAACCGGCGGCGCGCTCGGCGGAAATCTGCAGCTCGCCGTTGCGGTAACCGGCCTTGACGCCCTCCGCCACCCCGGCGGCGATCGGCACCTGTCCCATCGCCTGCGCGAAGTCGTGGTTAAACTGCGGATCGTTCGGCGTCGTCAGATCCAGGCTGAACGGGTAGTCGGTCAGAATGCAGACGTTACTGCAGGTGGATAGCGTCAGGGTGCCCGCCAGCGGGCCGGATACCTGGCCTGACATCACGATCGGCAGCGTGACCCGATCGTGATAGCCCTGGGTGGAAATGCCGGCCACCTCGAAACGCTGCGGCGTCGGCCAGTGCCAGGTCGCCGGCGGCGGGTTGCCCTGCCAGACGATAGCCGGCGCGATGCCGCCTTCGCCTGGGGAACGCCAGTAGGTTTTCCAGCCCTTTTGCAGCTCGACCGACAGCAGCAGGCGGGTCTCCCCCGGCTGTGACGTGTCGGCACGCAGCCGCACCTTGGCATGATCGTTGGCCGGGTTTTGCAGCCAGCCGCTGTCCGCCGCCTGCAAGGCAGGCAGCCACAGCATAAACAGGCAAGCGCAGGCCAGCCTGATAATTTTCAACATGTTAATTCTCCATAAATGATTAATTCACCGCGAAAAACGGGCGATTAACTCATTCACGGAAAACGCATAATCGAAGGTGCACCCTGAGGGTGGGCGGTGAAATGGCGCGAGGAGGAGGAATACGCA
It includes:
- a CDS encoding protein-disulfide reductase DsbD family protein, with protein sequence MLKIIRLACACLFMLWLPALQAADSGWLQNPANDHAKVRLRADTSQPGETRLLLSVELQKGWKTYWRSPGEGGIAPAIVWQGNPPPATWHWPTPQRFEVAGISTQGYHDRVTLPIVMSGQVSGPLAGTLTLSTCSNVCILTDYPFSLDLTTPNDPQFNHDFAQAMGQVPIAAGVAEGVKAGYRNGELQISAERAAGWQQPALFFDTLADADLGKPQVETDGAQLLARVPVSDGWGDAAPDLRGKTLTLVIDDGGMAQQITLPIGDPLAAPAGAAFPLWQAVLMALAGGLILNLMPCVLPVLGIKLGSILQVERRDRRSVRLQFLASSLGIVASFMALALLMTLLRLGNHALGWGIQFQNPWFIGFMVLVTLLFSANLFGLFQLRLSSDLNTSLATHNGHGLSGHFWQGAFATLLATPCSAPFLGTAVAFALAASLPVLWGMFIALGIGMSLPWLLIAAWPSLALRLPRPGRWMNTVKLAMGLLMLASSLWLLSLLSNHIGVQATLWLGALALLALLLAVWRQQGARLAAKLAAGTLVLAGVALLAGSLTAGLWRQPLQDRVQWQPLSEQAITEALAQHKRVFVDVTADWCVTCKANKFNVLLRDDVQRALSADDVVALRGDWSRPSADISAFLQKRGSVAVPFNQIYGPGSPDGEVLSPLLTRDAVLQTLSHAKGTEQ